From a single Eremothecium sinecaudum strain ATCC 58844 chromosome III, complete sequence genomic region:
- a CDS encoding 40S ribosomal protein uS14 (Syntenic homolog of Ashbya gossypii AER052W; Syntenic homolog of Saccharomyces cerevisiae YLR388W (RPS29A) and YDL061C (RPS29B); 1-intron in Ashbya gossypii), whose product MAHENIWFSHPRNYGKGSRQCRVCASHSGLIRKYDLNICRQCFREKANDIGFHKYR is encoded by the coding sequence ATGGCTCACGAAAACATCTGGTTCTCCCACCCAAGAAATTACGGTAAGGGTTCTCGTCAATGTCGTGTTTGTGCATCCCACTCTGGTTTGATTAGAAAGTACGATTTGAACATCTGCCGTCAATGTTTCAGAGAAAAGGCCAATGACATCGGTTTCCACAAGTACCGTTAA
- the STE23 gene encoding metalloendopeptidase (Syntenic homolog of Ashbya gossypii AER053C; Syntenic homolog of Saccharomyces cerevisiae YLR389C (STE23)) codes for MNGVSYKVIATEFEKPITDDRNYRYIELPNKLRAMLIQDTEIDMAAAALNVNVGSFDDPNDLYGLAHFCEHLLFMGNKKYPDENAYSSFLFQHGGICNAYTGFEQTNYFFQVEYDALYDVLDRFSGFFTSSLFSESSTDKEVNAVDSENKKNLQDDMWRLFELNKSLSNHEHPFHKFATGNLETLRDGPKSRGLNIREELLKFYEATYSANVMRLVIIGREDLDTLSKWTCELFGEVKNRERVKPEYGVPILKPEQLAKVIKVKPIKDLKKLDILFPLPDMDEYWEYQPHNYITHLVGDEGQHSLLMYLKSKGWATELSASAYTTCKGSGIFSVNVKLTDEGVEKYEDVVYTVFQYIDMLKKSLPQEWIFNELQKLRGLNFKFKQKEVAASVVHSLAAALQKDSPPEVAMNLYQFRKYDPKLIMDCLSYLNPKNSRFRLISKSVETNLTEKWYGTEYSIDDYSPEFIAKLSAPEPNPALKLPLPNEFIATNFEVEKIDTATPLEEPILLAEDCNSKLWYKKDDIFWVPKGHLYVLLKLPETNSTIVKSMLCSLYVSLVKHSLTSIIYDAESAGLGLTFNKAYDGIELKIAGYNEKFPILLNRFLTGVINFKPSEVDFEIIKEQVVQKLHNSLFDAPYLQMRELASSLVSERSWLPEQKLEVLKQLTYKQFLYFLPTLYSQLYYEMLVHGNFSRDDALVLKKEIDRLLVDGVNIADLKGSRLRSYILPEGTHWRYESPLRDADNLNSCIRKTFQFGTYSEHLFAVVSLIDQILFEPSFNFLRTKEQLGYIVGTAGNKTNGTVELVLLVQSEYPPPYVESKIDTSLKSFYQLLIDMSDDDYEKHRKALCSKLLQKYNNLKEENTNYTNSISAGDYNFRSKKRTAEIVSKLSKQEIADFFKAKVLSEESAALTVYIQSTNDNPAKKNKAEGYPTGKLITDVGNFKNELYLAPVRAPVKIFTPANN; via the coding sequence ATGAATGGTGTTAGTTATAAGGTTATAGCAACTGAGTTTGAAAAGCCTATTACTGATGATAGAAATTATAGGTATATCGAGCTTCCTAATAAATTGAGGGCTATGTTGATCCAAGATACGGAAATTGACATGGCAGCGGCTGCTTTGAATGTCAATGTAGGTTCATTTGATGATCCCAATGATTTATACGGCTTGGCGCATTTTTGCGAGCATTTGTTATTCATGGGTAATAAGAAGTACCCTGATGAAAATGCCTATAGTAGCTTTTTATTTCAGCATGGAGGCATATGCAATGCGTACACGGGTTTTGAACAGACGAATTATTTCTTTCAAGTTGAATATGATGCTCTTTATGACGTTTTAGACAGGTTTTCTGGCTTTTTTACGTCTTCATTGTTTAGTGAATCTTCAACCGACAAGGAGGTGAATGCGGTGGATAGTGAAAATAAGAAGAATCTGCAGGATGATATGTGGCGGTTATTTGAGCTTAACAAGAGCTTATCAAACCATGAGCATCCCTTCCATAAATTTGCCACAGGAAATCTTGAGACTTTACGCGATGGGCCTAAATCTAGAGGATTGAATATTAGGGAAGAACTTCTGAAATTTTACGAAGCAACGTACTCGGCCAATGTTATGAGGTTAGTAATTATCGGTAGAGAAGACCTGGATACACTATCAAAGTGGACATGTGAATTGTTTGGAGAGGTCAAAAACCGTGAACGTGTGAAGCCTGAGTACGGCGTTCCGATTTTGAAGCCTGAGCAGCTTGCCAAAGTTATTAAGGTTAAACCAATTAAGGACTTAAAAAAGTTAGATATTTTGTTCCCTCTTCCAGACATGGACGAGTATTGGGAGTATCAGCCACACAATTATATTACTCACTTAGTTGGTGATGAAGGTCAGCACTCATTGTTGATGTACTTGAAATCCAAGGGCTGGGCAACAGAGTTATCCGCATCTGCGTACACAACGTGCAAAGGCAGTGGTATTTTTTCCGTTAACGTCAAGTTGACCGATGAAGGAGTTGAGAAGTATGAGGATGTCGTTTATACGGTATTCCAGTACATTGACATGCTCAAGAAATCTTTACCACAAGAATGGATTTTCAACGAGTTGCAGAAGTTGCGCGGGCTAAACTTTAAATTTAAGCAAAAAGAAGTAGCAGCATCAGTTGTGCACTCTCTTGCTGCAGCATTGCAGAAGGACTCTCCACCAGAGGTTGCCATGAACTTATACCAATTCAGGAAATATGATCCCAAATTGATCATGGATTGCTTGTCATATTTGAATCCTAAAAACTCAAGATTCAGACTTATTTCGAAATCTGTGGAGACAAACCTCACAGAAAAATGGTACGGTACCGAGTATTCAATAGACGACTATTCACCTGAGTTCATCGCGAAATTGAGTGCTCCGGAGCCAAATCCTGCCTTAAAGCTTCCCTTACCTAATGAGTTTATTGCAACCAACTTTGAAGTAGAAAAGATTGATACAGCGACGCCTTTAGAAGAGCCAATTTTGTTGGCAGAAGATTGTAACTCTAAGTTGTGGTACAAGAAAGACGACATATTCTGGGTTCCAAAGGGTCATTTGTATGTGTTGCTAAAATTACCAGAGACTAACTCTACCATTGTGAAATCTATGTTATGTTCTTTATACGTGAGTCTAGTTAAGCACTCATTAACTTCGATCATTTATGATGCTGAATCTGCTGGGTTGGGTTTAACTTTCAACAAAGCTTACGACGGTATTGAATTAAAGATAGCTGGTTATAACGAAAAGTTTCCGATATTATTGAACAGATTCCTAACTGGGGTGATAAACTTTAAACCTTCGGAGGTTGATTTTGAAATCATCAAAGAACAAGTTGTGCAAAAGCTTCATAATTCGCTATTTGATGCGCCTTATCTCCAAATGAGGGAGCTTGCTAGCTCCTTGGTAAGCGAAAGGTCTTGGCTACCTGAACAAAAGCTTGAAGTGCTCAAACAACTAACTTACAAGCAGTTCTTGTACTTTTTACCTACTCTTTACAGTCAGCTGTATTATGAAATGTTGGTTCATGGAAACTTTAGTAGGGACGATGCGTTGGTCCTAAAGAAAGAGATTGATCGTCTCCTTGTTGATGGAGTCAATATCGCTGATCTTAAGGGCAGTCGTTTACGGTCTTACATCCTCCCAGAGGGTACGCACTGGCGGTATGAGTCTCCTTTGCGTGATGCCGATAATCTGAACTCGTGCATAAGAAAAACATTCCAATTCGGCACATATTCCGAACACTTGTTTGCAGTAGTTTCCCTAATCGATCAAATATTATTTGAGCCAAGCTTCAACTTTTTGAGGACCAAGGAACAATTAGGTTATATCGTTGGCACCGCCGGCAACAAAACAAATGGTACTGTGGAACTTGTCCTTCTTGTACAATCCGAATACCCTCCACCTTATGTTGAGTCTAAAATTGATACCTCCCTAAAGTCCTTTTACCAACTTCTAATTGATATGTCCGACGATGACTACGAGAAGCACAGAAAAGCATTGTGCAGCAAACTCCTACAGAAGTACAACAACTTAAAGGAGGAAAACACAAACTACACGAACAGCATTTCTGCCGGTGACTACAACTTCAGATCCAAAAAACGTACTGCTGAAATCGTTAGCAAATTATCCAAGCAGGAGATTGCAGACTTCTTCAAGGCGAAAGTTTTGTCTGAGGAGTCAGCAGCTCTAACCGTGTATATCCAGTCCACTAACGATAATCCAGCTAAGAAAAACAAGGCCGAAGGATACCCAACTGGTAAACTAATCACAGATGTCGGTAACTTCAAAAATGAGCTATATCTAGCTCCTGTAAGAGCTCCGGTCAAAATTTTTACGCCGGCCAACAACTAA
- the ECM19 gene encoding Ecm19p (Syntenic homolog of Ashbya gossypii AER054W; Syntenic homolog of Saccharomyces cerevisiae YLR390W (ECM19)), with protein sequence MGGLKTYQFVTVAVVGLFGVYSGVKFFEPLVINQLKVDGNLRNDIEIPEYDSEGNLVEPSEVRRIKEQMNMSGDASFSGSK encoded by the coding sequence ATGGGCGGTTTAAAGACATATCAGTTCGTTACAGTTGCTGTAGTGGGATTATTCGGAGTATATTCCGGAGTTAAGTTTTTTGAACCTCTGGTAATAAATCAGCTCAAAGTAGATGGAAACTTAAGGAATGATATAGAAATCCCTGAGTATGACTCGGAAGGTAATCTAGTAGAACCATCTGAGGTGCGGCGTATCAAGGAGCAGATGAACATGTCTGGTGACGCATCTTTTAGTGGTTCCAAATAG
- the SYO1 gene encoding Syo1p (Syntenic homolog of Ashbya gossypii AER055W; Syntenic homolog of Saccharomyces cerevisiae YDL063C), with translation MGKAKKRLRASKRSTNPLPRNTAKDEQAKLKKILPLLEKLHSDIANDRSMALGSISVLCEDAYIRDLLLRQKLVQLVMTKLLSDENTEIMVDAYGLLRNLCLDVGYDVSMHVWRSDIWTHINSGFGKLLESLPSLAGESKATAESKRLLFDFGDNLISLVVALADSSEDIFSALMANDKLDLLLHVVCEILKYGLPAVQGKSDVTLRITTQLFNSILDFIYTFSSESGDFIELIGNHSYLSEFLIILPSLTIKNGNELTMVLTQGILLQIMEVKMKYEEIESLIRTTCSAIEHIDLQSVKADLQPLEENSDLTTGENVADVSQKIKNYTSKRSAATMKLQTLELSLDIITASTELIAAKHEEGHHTVPESLMNVLTEGLPIVYQALEREFSSRLLVSWNNLLWLFLTLNVNLFELRNEPWKRVWEFINNVDNKEPGNRIGKLRCLCALLKSIQLQESPSQYLEALQCNDVNFCNLVFQEFSSDESLDKDEIFELKQSCCNVLGVIGAFQNQVDVNKMVGDFFIQLLSNNTTPPRLLVDVLNHFIDIYSDAAFDYDEPVFVQAGYLTALKDQVVPNLRTSFKFVDKNKDPVLKADCQDAFNMLDSFIHYKEKERL, from the coding sequence ATGGGGAAGGCTAAGAAGAGGTTGAGAGCTTCTAAAAGGAGTACAAATCCTTTGCCGAGGAATACGGCCAAAGATGAGCAAGCAaagctgaagaagattCTTCCATTGTTAGAGAAGCTGCATAGTGATATTGCAAATGATCGTTCTATGGCACTAGGTTCTATCAGTGTGCTATGTGAGGATGCTTATATTAGGGATTTGTTGTTGAGACAGAAGCTGGTGCAGTTGGTGATGACAAAGTTACTATCTGACGAGAATACGGAAATTATGGTGGATGCATACGGTTTATTAAGGAACCTGTGCTTGGACGTTGGTTACGATGTTTCTATGCACGTCTGGAGGTCTGATATTTGGACCCACATTAATTCTGGTTTTGGAAAATTGCTGGAATCATTACCAAGTCTGGCTGGGGAGAGCAAGGCGACTGCTGAGTCGAAGAGGCTGCTGTTTGATTTTGGCGACAATCTTATTTCATTAGTGGTTGCATTAGCCGACAGTTCTGAGGATATATTTTCGGCGCTGATGGCTAATGATAAGTTGGATCTTTTGTTGCATGTTGTGTGTGAAATCTTGAAGTATGGTTTACCTGCAGTACAAGGTAAGTCAGATGTAACTTTGAGGATAACAACGCAGTTGTTTAATAGCATTCTAGATTTCATATACACGTTTTCTTCTGAATCTGGAGATTTCATTGAACTTATCGGAAATCACAGTTACCTATCTGAGTTCCTAATCATATTGCCTTCATTGACTATTAAAAATGGGAACGAATTAACGATGGTACTCACCCAAGGTATACTGCTACAGATTATGGAAGTAAAAATGAAGTATGAAGAGATAGAGTCTTTAATCCGGACTACTTGTAGTGCTATTGAGCATATTGATTTGCAGAGTGTGAAAGCGGACTTGCAACCGCTGGAGGAAAACAGTGACTTGACAACCGGTGAAAATGTTGCAGATGTTTCTCAGAAGATTAAGAATTATACAAGTAAGCGCAGTGCAGCAACCATGAAGCTGCAGACTTTGGAATTGTCATTGGATATCATTACTGCCAGCACTGAACTTATCGCTGCTAAGCACGAAGAAGGCCATCATACTGTCCCAGAGAGCCTAATGAATGTGCTAACTGAAGGACTACCTATAGTATACCAAGCTCTTGAGCGAGAATTTAGTTCACGACTTTTGGTCTCCTGGAACAATCTGTTATGGTTATTCTTAACGTTAAACGTAAACTTGTTTGAGCTAAGAAATGAGCCATGGAAGCGGGTTTGGGAATTTATCAATAATGTCGATAACAAAGAACCAGGAAACAGGATAGGAAAATTGCGCTGTTTGTGTGCGCTGCTAAAATCAATTCAACTCCAAGAATCTCCCTCGCAATACTTGGAGGCGTTACAGTGTAATGATGTTAATTTCTGTAATTTGGTGTTTCAAGAGTTTAGCTCTGATGAAAGTTTAGATAAGGACGAGATTTTCGAACTAAAACAGAGCTGTTGTAACGTTCTCGGCGTCATCGGCGCTTTCCAAAATCAGGTAGACGTCAACAAGATGGTGGGCGATTTCTTTATCCAATTGCTATCGAATAATACCACTCCGCCAAGATTACTTGTGGATGTGCTGAATCACTTTATAGACATATATTCAGACGCCGCTTTTGACTATGATGAACCAGTTTTCGTGCAGGCAGGATACCTTACGGCATTGAAGGACCAGGTGGTTCCTAACCTGCGCACAAGCTTCAAATTTGTGGACAAGAATAAGGATCCGGTACTAAAAGCAGATTGCCAGGATGCTTTTAATATGTTGGACAGTTTTATCCATTACAAGGAGAAAGAACGCTTATAA
- the UBC9 gene encoding E2 SUMO-conjugating protein UBC9 (Syntenic homolog of Ashbya gossypii AER056C; Syntenic homolog of Saccharomyces cerevisiae YDL064W (UBC9); 1-intron in Ashbya gossypii), with protein MSSLCLQRLQEERKKWRKDHPFGFWAKPARKEDGTMNLQKWEAGIPGREGTIWKDAVYPITIEYPDDYPSKPPRVKFPAGFYHPNIYPSGTVCLSILNEDQDWKPAITMKQILLGVQDLLNSPNPNSPAQEPAWRAFAKNLQEYERKVIEQARRYAK; from the exons ATGAGCAGTCTATGCCTACAGAGGTTACAAGAAGAAAG AAAGAAGTGGAGAAAGGATCATCCTTTTGGATTCTGGGCTAAACCTGCCAGAAAAGAAGATGGTACCATGAACTTACAAAAATGGGAGGCAGGAATACCTGGTAGAGAGGGTACTATTTGGAAAGATGCTGTTTATCCGATAACCATCGAATATCCGGATGACTATCCCTCTAAACCGCCCAGAGTAAAATTCCCTGCTGGTTTTTATCACCCAAATATTTATCCAAGTGGTACTGTTTGTCTCAGTATATTGAATGAAGATCAGGACTGGAAGCCCGCTATTACTATGAAACAAATCTTGCTTGGTGTTCAAGATTTACTGAATAGTCCAAACCCTAACTCGCCGGCACAAGAACCTGCATGGAGAGCATTTGCAAAAAACCTACAAGAATATGAAAGAAAGGTTATCGAGCAGGCTAGGAGATACGCCAAATGA
- the PEX19 gene encoding Pex19p (Syntenic homolog of Ashbya gossypii AER057W; Syntenic homolog of Saccharomyces cerevisiae YDL065C (PEX19)), giving the protein MSDQGDDYDDFDDYLEDPSKLDSETSQGADEIGDNSNNNGKSSNKTVNENPEMAGIINELQSDFQALLKTDNGSNEQDSEKFNNLLGTLGAAASSPQIPEPKGPSASSGKYPPHGKFRDIVSNTLDRLKEGSAKIDSKIQEEKQSQNPDAILSQLLEQLGDGSVGDESSMDSTIATILNQMSSKEVMYQPMKEMQHEFTAWMAENGDREEHKENLKNYQQQLSTVNKIVSIYERDDYTNEKYRTEITDLIDTLEQLGDSPINKGFNSTEVNKELDNLAKLMEVEGDENMAHLDKELEDTCKQQ; this is encoded by the coding sequence ATGTCGGACCAGGGTGATGACTATGATGACTTTGATGATTACTTGGAAGACCCTTCCAAATTAGATTCTGAAACCTCACAAGGAGCAGATGAAATTGGGGAtaatagtaataataaCGGAAAATCGTCCAATAAAACCGTAAATGAGAACCCAGAGATGGCAGGGATAATCAATGAGCTGCAGTCTGACTTCCAAGCGCTATTGAAGACTGATAATGGCTCAAACGAGCAGGATTCGGAAAAGTTTAACAATTTGCTGGGCACCCTTGGAGCAGCTGCATCTTCACCGCAAATCCCAGAGCCCAAGGGTCCATCTGCCAGTAGCGGAAAGTACCCCCCTCATGGAAAGTTTAGGGATATTGTGTCTAACACTCTTGATAGGTTAAAAGAGGGGTCTGCAAAAATTGACTCCAAAATTCAAGAAGAAAAGCAGTCCCAAAATCCAGACGCCATCCTCTCTCAGCTCCTAGAGCAGCTCGGAGATGGCTCTGTGGGCGACGAGTCCTCAATGGACAGCACAATTGCCACCATCCTGAACCAGATGTCCTCAAAAGAAGTAATGTATCAGCCGATGAAAGAAATGCAGCACGAATTCACTGCCTGGATGGCCGAAAACGGCGACCGTGAAGAGCACAAGGAAAATCTCAAGAACTATCAGCAGCAGCTCAGCACTGTAAACAAAATCGTCTCTATCTACGAACGTGATGACTACACTAACGAAAAGTACCGCACCGAAATAACTGATCTAATTGATACTCTAGAACAGCTTGGTGATAGTCCCATAAACAAGGGCTTCAATAGCACCGAAGTCAATAAGGAATTAGATAACCTCGCAAAACTAATGGAGGTTGAAGGCGACGAGAACATGGCTCATCTCGATAAGGAACTGGAGGACACCTGCAAGCAACAATAG
- the CCW14 gene encoding Ccw14p (Syntenic homolog of Ashbya gossypii AER058W; Syntenic homolog of Saccharomyces cerevisiae YLR390W-A (CCW14)): MRSTSFITTIFLAAFLLVSDVLATPPACLLACVERVSRSSSCGLRQVACHCTDESAAFKRCLDSICPNNNAGAAWDAFRSTCAEHGVEVKPQSSESSSSSSSSSTMASSSAEPSSSSSSSSSSSPSVSPTPSGDGSTPSNPPSHTPSSTPSSTPSSTPSNTPSNTPSNTPSNTPSNTPSNTPSGSPSNTPSGSPSPSDGSKPSPKPEDGGSTPSNPPSHTPSGTPSNTPSNTPGSSPTPGSGVPGDDSGQPAISVSVGNDSATPGPTPTSSPSSSSSNSVSDLFTGGGNLVDAGFTWAGSLALLWLL; this comes from the coding sequence ATGCGTTCCACTTCATTCATCACTACCATCTTTTTGGCAGCTTTCCTGTTGGTTAGCGACGTTTTGGCTACTCCACCAGCTTGCCTTTTAGCTTGTGTGGAGAGGGTATCCAGAAGTTCATCTTGTGGTTTAAGACAAGTTGCTTGCCACTGTACAGATGAAAGCGCTGCTTTCAAAAGGTGTTTGGATAGTATCTGTCCAAATAATAACGCCGGCGCTGCTTGGGATGCTTTCCGTTCCACTTGTGCTGAACATGGTGTTGAGGTGAAGCCACAATCCTCAGAATCATCAAGCTCATCAAGCTCATCCTCTACTATGGCTTCATCCTCAGCAGAGCCATCTTCCAGCTCATCCTCCAGTTCATCTAGTTCTCCTAGCGTTTCACCAACTCCAAGTGGTGACGGTTCCACTCCAAGCAACCCTCCAAGCCACACTCCAAGCAGCACTCCAAGCAGCACTCCAAGCAGCACTCCAAGCAACACTCCAAGCAACACTCCAAGCAACACTCCAAGTAACACTCCAAGTAACACTCCAAGCAACACTCCAAGCGGTTCACCAAGCAATACTCCAAGCGGTTCACCAAGCCCAAGTGATGGCTCCAAACCTTCTCCAAAGCCAGAAGACGGTGGATCTACTCCAAGTAATCCTCCAAGCCACACCCCAAGCGGCACTCCAAGCAACACACCAAGCAACACACCAGGCAGCAGTCCAACTCCTGGATCTGGCGTACCTGGCGATGATTCAGGTCAACCAGCTATTTCCGTTTCTGTCGGCAACGATAGCGCTACTCCAGGTCCTACCCCAACTTCTTCCCCAAGCAGTTCCTCATCTAACTCTGTTTCCGACCTCTTCACTGGTGGAGGTAACTTGGTTGATGCTGGTTTCACCTGGGCGGGATCTCTAGCCCTTTTGTGGTTGTTGTAA
- the ART10 gene encoding Art10p (Syntenic homolog of Ashbya gossypii AER059C; Syntenic homolog of Saccharomyces cerevisiae YLR392C (ART10)), with translation MSPKVTIELNPPVNGSYYTDYEEIAGRVVLSLSRPASVKRLNVSLRGLSQTRTILGTDGRYQYTQSAAGGGTIYDGDHSTHVVYHREVQLFPPTGKIDDSDDDGVSLAKGSYGYDFAFKLLGSPDCVQKRNCKGESLRDEQPKASLCQLPPSFNDKNDGKAVDRAELVYYALGRVRYKVNAQLEMGGDRKLFGTSKKNVTASSLISFMPNVCRQQPQDDTVGPEFRFQSLDSVKLAHGLHMNFYVISAKPLTVHRMDYLFRRGCGKFDDMYLMFDKSPAAHSLKAKRLQLFLNEETTYAVGKRSDRNDSSLLLMSTDLNQEIPLGEDHVLRMDLSKNSALNRLRFNEEDYVHRGNRLYSFNSCNISREFEFKLVIHWVVDGKRSCKSEVAIPVTVLVDDLWANSLPPPYE, from the coding sequence ATGTCACCTAAAGTTACTATTGAATTAAATCCACCCGTAAATGGAAGTTATTATACGGACTATGAGGAAATCGCAGGTCGAGTAGTGCTTTCACTTTCCCGCCCAGCTTCCGTAAAAAGGTTGAATGTGTCTTTACGTGGGTTATCTCAAACAAGAACTATTTTAGGTACTGATGGAAGATATCAGTACACTCAGTCTGCGGCTGGAGGTGGTACTATTTATGACGGAGATCATTCCACACATGTTGTATATCACCGGGAGGTGCAGCTTTTCCCTCCGACGGGAAAGATAGATGACAGTGACGACGATGGGGTTTCACTCGCTAAAGGTTCATATGGCTATGATTTTGCTTTCAAATTATTGGGAAGTCCTGACTGCGTGCAGAAAAGAAACTGTAAGGGAGAGTCTCTTCGAGACGAGCAGCCTAAGGCTAGCTTGTGCCAGCTTCCCCCAAGTTTTAATGACAAAAATGATGGGAAAGCGGTTGATAGAGCAGAGCTTGTATACTACGCGCTAGGTCGTGTGAGGTACAAAGTCAACGCCCAACTAGAAATGGGTGGGGACCGCAAACTATTCGGGACCTCGAAGAAGAACGTAACGGCGTCAAGCTTAATTAGCTTTATGCCTAACGTTTGCAGACAGCAGCCGCAGGACGACACTGTGGGTCCCGAGTTTCGGTTTCAGTCGTTGGACAGCGTGAAGTTAGCGCACGGACTACACATGAACTTCTATGTCATATCCGCAAAACCGCTAACAGTACATCGTATGGACTATTTGTTCAGACGTGGCTGCGGGAAGTTTGATGACATGTACCTCATGTTTGACAAGAGTCCCGCTGCTCACTCGCTAAAAGCTAAAAGGTTGCAGTTATTTTTGAATGAAGAGACAACTTACGCTGTCGGCAAGCGGAGTGATCGCAATGACTCTTCATTGTTGTTGATGAGCACAGATTTGAATCAGGAAATACCACTAGGAGAGGACCATGTATTGCGCATGGACCTAAGCAAAAATAGCGCTCTAAACAGACTTCGCTTCAACGAAGAAGACTACGTGCACAGAGGAAATAGATTATACAGTTTCAACTCCTGCAACATCAGCAGGGAATTTGAGTTCAAGCTTGTTATACACTGGGTCGTCGATGGCAAGCGCTCATGCAAGTCAGAGGTTGCCATTCCAGTTACTGTGTTAGTAGACGATCTCTGGGCTAACAGCCTGCCTCCGCCTTATGAATAA
- the ATP10 gene encoding Atp10p (Syntenic homolog of Ashbya gossypii AER060W; Syntenic homolog of Saccharomyces cerevisiae YLR393W (ATP10)) has protein sequence MSRHFSSCASHQFLRKLNKTLLQVSSPQQHVVKQLVKPVGLPVKPSPTVYKQGNSALDIFSSDKRSKRVEELGNEVGKSGMYHLHFYRKTKGKLFISPAGIWSANSALYFPHLKGKRVADNNTINVEDCFQGKLSVVAISSCEEGQKLVDSYLGEYNRDAEALRKDTASRDGPPVQIVNMTLADGWVKAFVARIAAGRMLAQFAPEVRDRVYVCNRNQLPFSLRELLQINNPYTGYVFVVDKNSKIRWMACGAAGEKGFSELWKVVRTLQRENSVLGKGQII, from the coding sequence ATGTCGAGACACTTCAGCTCGTGTGCGAGTCATCAGTTTCTTCGAAAGCTTAATAAGACTTTGTTACAGGTATCATCACCGCAACAACATGTCGTGAAGCAACTTGTGAAACCAGTAGGTCTACCCGTTAAGCCTTCTCCTACAGTTTACAAACAGGGTAACAGTGCTTTGGACATTTTCAGTAGTGATAAAAGATCAAAAAGAGTAGAGGAGTTGGGCAATGAGGTCGGTAAGAGTGGCATGTATCACTTACATTTCTACCGTAAGACGAAGGGTAAACTCTTTATATCACCAGCTGGGATCTGGAGTGCTAATAGTGCGCTCTACTTCCCCCATCTAAAGGGTAAGAGAGTTGCTGATAATAACACGATAAATGTAGAGGACTGTTTCCAGGGCAAATTGTCTGTCGTGGCGATCTCATCTTGTGAGGAGGGACAGAAGCTCGTGGACTCTTATTTAGGGGAATATAACCGTGATGCCGAGGCGCTTCGCAAGGACACTGCGTCACGTGATGGACCGCCCGTTCAGATTGTTAACATGACCCTAGCCGACGGGTGGGTGAAGGCTTTTGTAGCGCGGATAGCTGCAGGACGTATGCTTGCGCAATTCGCTCCAGAGGTCCGGGATCGGGTTTATGTATGCAACCGTAATCAGCTTCCCTTTAGTCTGCGTGAATTGCTGCAGATTAACAACCCCTACACAGGATACGTGTTCGTGGTAGACAAAAACAGTAAGATTAGATGGATGGCGTGCGGAGCAGCAGGAGAGAAAGGCTTTTCAGAATTGTGGAAAGTAGTCCGCACTCTACAACGAGAGAATTCGGTGCTTGGAAAAGGTCAGATTATTTAG